The Microbacterium sp. W4I20 genome segment CCTGGCTGCAGCCGTGGGAGGCGACCGTGCCGTACGGCGCGGTGTCGTTCGACATGCGGCTGAGCATCCGGCGGCTGCTGCAGCAGCATCGCGACGGGGCCGGCTACCCGTTCGTCATGGAATACGACGGAGAGATCGCCGGACAGCTCAATGTCTGGGGCGTCTCGCGCGGCTCCCTGTGCTCGGCGACCATCGGGTACTGGGTGAGTGAGCGGTTCGCCGGCCGGGGGATCACTCCGACGGCTGTGGCCCTCGCGACCGATGCCTGCTTCGTCGAGTACGGCCTGCACCGCATGGAGATCTGCATCCGTCCGGAGAACGCGGCCAGCCTTCGCATCGTGCAGAAGCTGGGCTTCCGCTACGAGGGGCTGCGTCGGCGCTACATCCACATCGACGGCGACTGGCGTGATCACTACGCCTTCGCGCTGACCCGTGAGGATGTGCCGCAGGGCGTGCTGGCCCGCTGGATCAACGGTCAGGTGCCGCCAGATGCCGCGACGGTGCCGCCGTCCGACCGTCTGACGCTCTGAGCGACTGACCGGGGATCCGCCGGACGCGAATGCGTCGCGACACGCTCCGCCTGCGGGGCTCAGCGGCCCGCAGCGTTTACCGTTGACCCTATGGACGGGCCGGTGCTGAGCGGGGGAGTGATCGTGCTCGTCGCTGTGCTCCTGTGGATGCTCTATCTGCTCCCGTCCTGGCGCGGCCGCTTCCAGTACAACGCCGCGGAACGCAACGCCGT includes the following:
- a CDS encoding GNAT family N-acetyltransferase; amino-acid sequence: MRHGPIELRLVRTKDARALQSELLANRSWLQPWEATVPYGAVSFDMRLSIRRLLQQHRDGAGYPFVMEYDGEIAGQLNVWGVSRGSLCSATIGYWVSERFAGRGITPTAVALATDACFVEYGLHRMEICIRPENAASLRIVQKLGFRYEGLRRRYIHIDGDWRDHYAFALTREDVPQGVLARWINGQVPPDAATVPPSDRLTL